GGTATATATTTTGAAGGTCTTAGTAGAACAAAGCCTATAAGCGATAACTCAATGAGAATGGCACTAAAAAGGCTAGGATATACGAATCATATGGATATGCACGGATTTCGAAGTAGCTTTCGTACAATAATGAGTGAGCTGAACTATACACAAAAGCTCGGTTTTACCGAGGAGATATTAAGTCTTTGTATTGATCACAGATTTAGAAAGGTTATAGCAAGCGATGAGAGCTATCATAGGGCTAGATTTGAACAAGGAAAAAGAGATGCCTTCTCTTACTGGCATGATAAATTACTAGAATGGGGGTTACAAATATAAAAATCTGGCATCAATTTTCTATTTTTATCAAATTTTTATTTATCTGACAAATTTTTACCAAAAATTTCCATCTAAAATTCAAGTTTTTTAACATCCAAATTACAAGCAACCTTTAACGTGTTTATTTGATTGCAGATGCCGATAGAGTCGTATTCATCGATGTAATAAAATAGCATAATAATTCTTAAAACTAGATTAAATAGGCAGCTAACATCGATATATGGAAGAGTTATAGTCAAAAAAAATTTGTTTTTTTGAAAAAAAATGCTATGATCCTCTCAGTTAAAAAACTTAAAAGGATTTTAAGAAATGAAAACTTTAGAATTAATAACACCAGATGATCTATATAGATTATATGGTATACCTTTACAAACTCAAGCAAAGTGGCGTATGGAAAAAGGCGGCGGGGTGAAAATACCTTTTATAAAACTCGGACGTAGAATATTTTACAATCTAGCAAGCATAGAGGAATTTATTTTAGGTCTAGAAAAAATACCTGGTAAGAGAGGAGAATTATTATGATAAATATAGCAGATATAATACTTTACAGTGTTGAAGACATCGAGAGTATTTTAGGAATTTCAAAAAGAGCACAAGCAAGACTTAGAAACTTGGGTATATTGCCCTGTAGAAAAATGGGTGCTATATATTACTATACAGAAGAAGATATATCTAGGTTTATTGCTAATTCTAAGTATGATCACACTAAGGTGGGCAAAAATTACAAAACATGCAAAGATGGGGCAAGCAAGGAGGCAGATATTAGCAAAATATTCGATGAGATAAACGCTTCTAAGATGACTAAGCAAGCAGAACAACTGCCCTTAATAACAACAGACAAATCAGATGAAATAAGCGAACAAGAAG
This window of the Campylobacter suis genome carries:
- a CDS encoding helix-turn-helix domain-containing protein, which translates into the protein MKTLELITPDDLYRLYGIPLQTQAKWRMEKGGGVKIPFIKLGRRIFYNLASIEEFILGLEKIPGKRGELL
- a CDS encoding helix-turn-helix domain-containing protein; amino-acid sequence: MINIADIILYSVEDIESILGISKRAQARLRNLGILPCRKMGAIYYYTEEDISRFIANSKYDHTKVGKNYKTCKDGASKEADISKIFDEINASKMTKQAEQLPLITTDKSDEISEQEDDGISKDYTNENNCNNDSLNKTSFSKYSNNDIQNFSPTDNAVRHLYDKGSSNNGYVEKNEKAELGVVVPIGDLNEINRGAYNSDKNSESIDKNSTLNIAVDTSYANSMATTNEDT